From Triticum aestivum cultivar Chinese Spring chromosome 7B, IWGSC CS RefSeq v2.1, whole genome shotgun sequence:
CAGCAGCACATAACCagttggggcgggggggggggggggggagggggggggaggggtgcaTGGAGGAGAGGGCGATGGTGGCCTCGGCCTGGAGCCGCCGCTCGAGTCAGTGATCTCATTTTTTGGGTGTTGGTTCCGCGAACCCACACCGCCAATGAAGAGCCACCTCCAACCATGGCTGTTGTGTTACGCCCCAAACCCACGCCGACGATGAAGCAGCCAGCCGGAGCCGTCCCGAGCACCAACGCCGCTGTCCATGAGAAGCTTGTCGCTGTGCCGGAGACCCAACCGTACCGCGAGCAAGATCCTTGCCGCCTCCGTCAGCCACACGGCTTCACCTGCGGCGTCCTACAACACGATAGAGAGGAGGAAAGGGAGATCTGTGGCAGGCTGCCTCCTAAGTAGCCCACACGACAGCAACGCGGGGGCACTACTGTATGGTGCGACGCTCGTGATACTACGAAGAACACAAGAAAAACAGTCATGCATGCGTTGTTGCACAACCCGAAACAAATATCCAGTCGCACCGCATGAATCACAACACATTTGATGTGACGCTGTTGGTGTGAATGACACACGATTGTTTATCAACAACAAATCTGGTATTAGGTATTTATATGGAAAAGCTAATTGGCAACTGTTTTCTAGGAgagcatgacattttgaacgtTTATTTGACGGTTTTAGTTGTATTGGGGGTGATAATTTCTTGAGAATAACATGACATTATCTGACAGGATGATAGTTTTTAACCTTCATTTCAGAAAAGGTCACACTGTTCTCAAGAAACTGCTACTCCCGACCAAATGAAACTGTCATCAAAATGTTCGGAAATCCTAACCCCTCGCAGTGCACGGTCGCCAAATAATAGGGTCCTATTTATATTCTTTATAATGTACCTGCAATTATCTAGTATGAGAATAAAATGTAGAGCATGTTAATTAGGAAGCCAGGGGTGTTGCACGGTGTTCTCTGTTCTAAATTTCTGTCTACTATTATCAGCGATGTGAATTCTGAGCCGGCTAGTGGTCGAGCctgaagttttttttttttgaaactagtcgAGCCTGAAGTTGAGCCTCCTGAGCCAGACGGAGTGCAGGATCATGTGGAACATGTCGAGCCTCTCCGGCGGCTGCCGCAGCGTGAAGTGCCGCTTCACCAGCCGCACCCCGTCCCGGAGCCGCTCCACCTCCGCCGTCGGTATCCCCTCCAGCACCTCCTTCAGCCTGGGGATGTCGGCGACGGGGACGGTCACCGAGAAGGACTCCCACCGCAGCACGTCGGCGAATGGCGGCGCGTACCCGTCCGTCACCAGCACGGGGATGCAGCCGGCGTGGACGGCCTCCACCACACGCGGGCTCGCCACCTCGTGCCCGCTGGGGCACAGGCAGAAGCGGGAGCGGTGCATGTAGGCGAAGTAGTTGCTCTGCCGGTCGCCGCCTCGCCGTTTGTGTCTGCTGCTGTTGCCGGTGGTGGAGGGAAGGTCGTACTCGTACACGGGGAAGGTGGCCGGGTCGCGGCCCTTCCAGTGGCGGAGCAGCAGATCGCGGACGTGGCCGTGCCGCCCGCCGGCGAAGAAGGCCAGGTAGGGCCGCGCCGACAGCCCCGGCGAGGGCCCCAGGAGCTGCCGCGGCGTGTCGCCGGTGTAGAGGTTGATCTCCGGGATGCTCACGTCCTTCCCCGGCCGGAACCCCTCGGACGTGTTGGCgttgcagagcgcgcggatgccgttgGCGTACAGCTCCGGGTCGCCCTTGGACACGTCAGGAGCCTACACACAATCAAGTTGTACTAATCAGCAATGACGAACACGTGAAGAAGAAGCGACAGGCGAGAAAGTTGATTTTGTGCATGCGTAGTAGTACGGCGTACCCAGTCGTGGCAGGAGAGCATGAAGTGGTCGGCGCCGGCGGAGCGGTTCCAGAAGGGGTGGCGGGAGGCGATGACGCGGACGTAGTCGCCGACGAGGGAGAGCAGCGGGGCGCGGTCGTAGGAGAGGGGCCGGTACGCGAGCTCCACCATCTGGACGACGCTgaaggggaggaagaaggcgtgcgCGCGGTCGGCGTCCCACGTCCGGACGCCGGCCGCCGGCGGCGCCAGGAGCTCGAGCTGCTCGATGAAGCGGCCCTCGATGGTGTAGATGTCCTTGCAGAGCCCCAGGTGCAGGAGCGGCGGCTCCCCCTCCTCGTACACGTACACCTTGAACCGCCTCTCCATCTCCACGTAGCTCCTGCCACGCCATGAGTAGAGTAC
This genomic window contains:
- the LOC123160905 gene encoding probable glycosyltransferase At5g25310, translating into MAAAAARLLAVALSAAILVVAVGGRGVVPVSSGAERPSVERELDAARAAIRRAARRHGNNASSAPGTWFRGDDVDYALLARVYRNPAAFHRSYVEMERRFKVYVYEEGEPPLLHLGLCKDIYTIEGRFIEQLELLAPPAAGVRTWDADRAHAFFLPFSVVQMVELAYRPLSYDRAPLLSLVGDYVRVIASRHPFWNRSAGADHFMLSCHDWAPDVSKGDPELYANGIRALCNANTSEGFRPGKDVSIPEINLYTGDTPRQLLGPSPGLSARPYLAFFAGGRHGHVRDLLLRHWKGRDPATFPVYEYDLPSTTGNSSRHKRRGGDRQSNYFAYMHRSRFCLCPSGHEVASPRVVEAVHAGCIPVLVTDGYAPPFADVLRWESFSVTVPVADIPRLKEVLEGIPTAEVERLRDGVRLVKRHFTLRQPPERLDMFHMILHSVWLRRLNFRLD